In one window of Micromonospora cathayae DNA:
- a CDS encoding glycosyltransferase family 4 protein, with translation MRIGLLTQWFDPEPGPAALPGMLARALVHRGHQVQVLTGFPNYPTGSLPPGYRMARRLDEVDGGTRIRRVALYPSHDRSAARRLVNYGSFALSALVSGTGALRDLDAIWVYNSPITVALPMWFTRYVHRVPVLLHVLDVWPDSAVATGFLGGGPVSRLAERGMAAWCGGMYRAAARVAYVSPGAGELLARRGVPREKLVHVPVWADERLPARAADLRGELGIRADQVVLVYAGALGEAQGLDSLIDACARFRDPRLVCLVAGSGTTEGRLRDRVATAGVTNVRFLGQVPRDRMPALMATGDAHYVSLRPGGMSAYTMPSKVQAILAAGRALLVAAEGDAAAVARDSGAGITARPGDPDSIAEGLRELCDLGREKLDLLGRAGRTHYDRFFSVATGAERVERALAGMVAAGRPVRASRRRRRAAG, from the coding sequence GTGCGCATCGGACTGCTCACCCAGTGGTTCGACCCGGAGCCGGGGCCGGCCGCGCTACCGGGGATGCTGGCCCGGGCCCTGGTCCACCGGGGTCACCAGGTGCAGGTGCTCACCGGCTTCCCCAACTATCCCACCGGCAGCCTGCCGCCCGGCTACCGGATGGCGCGCCGCCTCGACGAGGTCGACGGCGGAACACGGATCCGGCGGGTGGCCCTCTACCCCAGTCACGACCGCTCCGCCGCGCGCCGGCTGGTGAACTACGGCTCGTTCGCCCTCTCCGCGCTGGTCTCCGGCACCGGCGCGCTACGGGACCTGGACGCGATCTGGGTCTACAACTCGCCGATCACCGTGGCCCTGCCGATGTGGTTCACCCGGTACGTCCACCGGGTGCCGGTCCTGCTGCACGTGCTCGACGTCTGGCCGGACAGCGCGGTGGCGACCGGGTTCCTCGGCGGTGGCCCGGTCTCCCGGCTGGCCGAACGGGGCATGGCCGCCTGGTGCGGCGGGATGTACCGCGCCGCCGCCCGGGTCGCCTACGTCTCGCCGGGCGCCGGCGAGCTGCTCGCCCGGCGGGGCGTACCCCGGGAGAAGCTCGTGCACGTTCCGGTGTGGGCGGACGAGAGGTTGCCGGCCCGCGCCGCCGACCTGCGCGGGGAACTCGGCATCCGCGCGGACCAGGTGGTCCTGGTGTACGCCGGTGCGCTCGGCGAGGCACAGGGGCTCGACTCGCTGATCGACGCCTGTGCCCGGTTCCGTGATCCCCGGCTGGTGTGTCTGGTCGCCGGTTCCGGGACGACCGAGGGCCGGCTGCGGGACCGGGTGGCGACGGCCGGCGTGACCAACGTCCGCTTCCTGGGGCAGGTGCCCCGGGACCGGATGCCCGCGTTGATGGCCACCGGGGACGCCCACTACGTGAGCCTGCGTCCGGGTGGCATGTCGGCGTACACGATGCCGAGCAAGGTACAGGCCATCCTCGCCGCCGGACGGGCCCTGCTGGTCGCCGCGGAGGGCGACGCCGCCGCGGTGGCGCGCGACAGCGGCGCCGGGATCACCGCCCGGCCCGGCGACCCCGACTCGATCGCCGAGGGCCTGCGCGAACTGTGCGACCTGGGCCGGGAGAAGCTCGACCTGCTCGGTCGGGCCGGCCGGACCCACTACGACCGGTTCTTCAGCGTCGCGACCGGGGCCGAGCGGGTCGAGCGGGCGCTGGCCGGCATGGTGGCGGCCGGTCGTCCGGTCAGGGCCAGTCGTCGCCGGCGTCGAGCCGCCGGGTGA
- a CDS encoding DUF389 domain-containing protein: MLHLRIIVPADRSTAVADLLAADPGVAHLAVLPGAARQPAGDLILCDVVRESADGVLRQLQELGVEAHGGVSADDVELTLSAAAEQAARAAPGHADDAVVWDEIAAKTGEQTELSGTYLVLLVVATMLAGIGVLLDQPILIVGAMVVGPEFGPLAALCVALLRRRPRIIVRSVQALVVGFLTAIVVTILSTWGLTAADLVGRDMLLADRPLTDFIWRPDALSWVVGLLAGVAGMLSLTSKKSGSLVGVLISVTTVPAAANVAVALAYGVWHEAAGSALQLLINLCAIVLAGLLTLVVQQTWWWRVARRSPGPGRAGRR, encoded by the coding sequence ATGCTGCACCTGAGGATCATCGTGCCGGCCGACCGTTCGACGGCGGTCGCGGACCTGCTCGCCGCCGACCCGGGCGTCGCCCACCTGGCGGTGCTGCCCGGGGCCGCCCGGCAACCGGCCGGCGACCTGATCCTCTGCGACGTGGTCCGGGAGAGCGCCGACGGCGTGCTACGTCAGCTCCAGGAACTCGGTGTGGAGGCGCACGGCGGGGTCAGCGCCGACGACGTGGAGCTGACCCTCTCCGCCGCCGCCGAGCAGGCCGCCCGGGCGGCCCCCGGGCACGCCGACGACGCCGTGGTCTGGGACGAGATCGCGGCGAAGACCGGCGAACAGACCGAACTCTCCGGTACCTACCTGGTGCTGCTCGTCGTCGCCACGATGCTCGCCGGCATCGGGGTACTGCTCGACCAGCCCATCCTCATCGTCGGCGCGATGGTGGTCGGCCCCGAGTTCGGGCCGCTCGCCGCGCTCTGCGTGGCCCTGCTGCGCCGCCGGCCCCGGATCATCGTCCGGTCGGTGCAGGCCCTGGTGGTCGGGTTCCTGACCGCGATCGTGGTCACCATCCTGAGTACCTGGGGGCTGACCGCCGCCGACCTGGTCGGCCGGGACATGCTGCTCGCCGACCGGCCACTGACCGACTTCATCTGGCGCCCCGACGCGCTCTCCTGGGTGGTCGGCCTGCTCGCCGGAGTGGCCGGCATGCTCTCGCTCACCTCGAAGAAGTCCGGCAGCCTGGTGGGCGTGCTGATCTCGGTGACCACCGTGCCGGCCGCCGCCAACGTCGCGGTCGCGTTGGCGTACGGCGTGTGGCACGAGGCGGCCGGCTCCGCGCTCCAACTCCTGATCAACCTGTGTGCGATCGTGCTCGCCGGCCTGCTCACCCTGGTCGTCCAACAGACGTGGTGGTGGCGGGTGGCCCGACGTTCCCCCGGGCCGGGCCGGGCCGGCCGCCGCTGA
- a CDS encoding nucleotide sugar dehydrogenase codes for MSTEKLVVIGQGYVGLPLAMRAVEAGMEVTGLDTDSYRIKRLTTGDSFVEDVPADRLGRALASGRYHPTTEYADAEGFDVCAITVPTPLHDGTPDLSFVEQAGAGIGPYLRPGCLVVLESTTYPGTTEELLRPLLESASGLRSPDDFHLGYSPERIDPGNPSWQLENTPKVISGIGPAALARTDQFYRRIVARTVPVGSTRVAELTKLIENTFRQVNIALINELAVLSHDLDIDVWQAIEAAGTKPFGFMPFQPGPGVGGHCLPIDPCYLSWQVKRRLGRQFRFIELANDINHEMPEHVTRRIMAGLNRTGHAVNGARLLLLGLAYKKNTGDLRDSPAVDVAQRLCDLGADVRAVEPYAEPHHLPAGVLIVPLTEQEVRAADAVVVVTDHDVFDYDLVVRHARYVFDARNRCSGPVVERL; via the coding sequence GTGAGTACTGAGAAGCTGGTCGTCATCGGCCAGGGATACGTCGGTCTGCCGCTGGCCATGCGGGCCGTCGAGGCGGGCATGGAGGTGACCGGCCTGGACACCGACTCGTACCGGATCAAGCGGCTCACCACCGGCGACTCGTTCGTGGAGGACGTCCCGGCGGACCGGCTCGGCCGGGCGCTGGCCAGCGGCCGGTACCACCCCACCACCGAGTACGCCGACGCCGAGGGCTTCGACGTCTGTGCGATCACCGTCCCGACCCCCCTGCACGACGGCACCCCCGACCTCAGCTTCGTCGAGCAGGCCGGTGCCGGCATCGGCCCGTACCTGCGCCCCGGCTGCCTGGTGGTGCTGGAGTCGACCACGTACCCGGGCACCACCGAGGAACTCCTCCGCCCGCTGCTCGAATCCGCCAGCGGGCTGCGCAGCCCGGACGACTTCCACCTGGGGTACAGCCCGGAACGCATCGACCCGGGCAATCCGTCCTGGCAACTGGAGAACACCCCCAAGGTGATCTCCGGGATCGGCCCCGCCGCCCTGGCCCGTACCGACCAGTTCTACCGGCGGATCGTGGCCCGTACCGTCCCGGTGGGTTCCACCCGGGTCGCCGAACTCACCAAGCTGATCGAGAACACCTTCCGGCAGGTGAACATCGCCCTGATCAACGAGCTGGCGGTGCTCTCCCACGACCTCGACATCGACGTGTGGCAGGCCATCGAGGCCGCCGGGACGAAGCCGTTCGGGTTCATGCCGTTCCAGCCCGGACCCGGGGTCGGCGGGCACTGCCTGCCGATCGATCCCTGCTACCTCTCCTGGCAGGTCAAGCGCCGCCTCGGCCGGCAGTTCCGGTTCATCGAGCTGGCCAACGACATCAACCACGAGATGCCCGAGCACGTGACGCGACGGATCATGGCCGGCCTCAACCGGACCGGCCACGCCGTCAACGGCGCGCGGCTGCTGCTGCTCGGCCTGGCGTACAAGAAGAACACCGGTGACCTGCGCGACTCGCCGGCGGTGGACGTGGCGCAACGGCTGTGTGACCTCGGCGCGGACGTCCGGGCCGTGGAACCGTACGCCGAGCCGCACCACCTCCCGGCCGGCGTACTGATCGTGCCGCTGACCGAGCAGGAGGTACGTGCGGCGGACGCGGTGGTGGTGGTCACCGACCACGACGTCTTCGACTACGACCTGGTGGTCCGGCACGCGCGCTACGTCTTCGACGCCCGTAACCGGTGCTCCGGCCCGGTGGTGGAGCGCCTCTGA
- a CDS encoding DegT/DnrJ/EryC1/StrS family aminotransferase codes for MSQLGADPGATGRPTPAVSGADGRILLSSPDVGPLEESYLIRALRSGWVAPAGPDLEAFEREVADRVGVGHAVALTSGSAALHLALVTLGVRPGDAVVVPTLTFVATANAVAYTGAEPVFVDCEAGSGNLDPELLDRTLRDLRRAGRRVAAVLPVDLFGACADYPRILPLCAAAGVPVLEDAAEALGATRDGRAAGSFGRAAVLSFNGNKIATTSGGGMLVSDDGDLVAHCRYLATQAREPVAHYEHRAVGYTYRLSNLLAALGRAQLRRLESMMACRRAHHERYSKLFAAAAGVRLLADGDPGANRWLTSIVVDPTVAGWQAADLAGHLAARGIETRPVFRPMHLQPVFAGARATLSGVAERLATHGLTLPSGSNMTDAQFARVTSAVEDFLTRG; via the coding sequence ATGAGCCAACTCGGCGCAGATCCGGGAGCGACCGGCCGGCCGACACCGGCGGTTTCCGGCGCGGACGGACGGATCCTGCTCTCCTCGCCCGACGTCGGGCCGTTGGAGGAGTCGTACCTGATCCGGGCCCTGCGGTCCGGCTGGGTCGCCCCGGCGGGTCCGGACCTCGAGGCGTTCGAACGTGAGGTCGCCGATCGGGTCGGCGTCGGTCATGCCGTGGCGTTGACGTCCGGCAGTGCCGCGCTGCACCTGGCCCTGGTGACCCTCGGGGTCCGCCCCGGGGACGCCGTGGTCGTCCCCACGCTGACCTTCGTCGCCACCGCCAACGCGGTGGCGTACACCGGCGCCGAGCCGGTCTTCGTGGACTGCGAGGCGGGTTCCGGCAACCTCGACCCCGAGCTGCTGGACCGGACGTTGCGCGACCTGCGCCGGGCGGGTCGGCGGGTGGCCGCCGTGCTGCCCGTCGACCTGTTCGGGGCGTGCGCGGACTACCCGCGGATCCTCCCGCTGTGCGCGGCGGCGGGGGTCCCGGTGCTGGAGGACGCCGCCGAGGCGCTGGGTGCCACCCGGGACGGCCGGGCCGCCGGGTCGTTCGGACGGGCGGCCGTGCTCTCGTTCAACGGCAACAAGATCGCAACGACCTCCGGTGGCGGGATGCTGGTCTCCGACGACGGTGACCTGGTCGCCCACTGCCGGTACCTCGCCACCCAGGCCCGGGAGCCGGTCGCCCACTACGAACACCGGGCCGTCGGGTACACCTACCGGCTGAGCAATCTGCTCGCCGCGCTCGGGCGGGCCCAGTTGCGCCGGCTCGAGTCGATGATGGCGTGTCGTCGGGCCCACCACGAGCGCTACTCGAAGCTCTTCGCCGCCGCTGCCGGTGTCCGCCTGCTCGCCGACGGCGACCCGGGCGCCAACCGTTGGCTGACCAGCATCGTGGTCGATCCGACGGTGGCCGGCTGGCAGGCCGCCGACCTGGCGGGACACCTGGCCGCCCGGGGCATCGAGACGCGTCCGGTCTTCCGGCCCATGCACCTGCAACCGGTCTTCGCCGGGGCACGGGCGACCCTGTCCGGCGTCGCCGAACGGCTCGCCACCCACGGGCTCACCCTGCCCAGCGGCTCGAACATGACAGATGCGCAGTTCGCCCGGGTGACCTCGGCCGTCGAGGACTTCCTGACACGCGGCTGA
- a CDS encoding NAD-dependent epimerase/dehydratase family protein → MNRVLLLGASGFLGRHIQAALARHLTVRSPTRRECDLVGIDLPELTSLLARERPDAVVVAAGRIVGSGYDFVRAHVATTAKLIEAMAVAVPDARLVRLGSAAEYGIVPHGVVIGEELPAVPVGEYGLSHLAATRLAELAGAAGRVDTTVLRVFNPVGPGMPPGNLLRRVAALIRAAETDGGDVAVGLHDTFRDYVDVRDVAAAVLAVLRCDRLTERVFNVGSGRAVATRDIVRSLAEVAGFTGRIRDGEFAPDAARSSAVPWLCAGIERSREVLGWTPRHELTESLTTLWRASDPPAPQPADPAEPVPPGCAAIRVPAASIR, encoded by the coding sequence ATGAACCGGGTCCTGCTGCTGGGGGCCAGCGGCTTCCTGGGACGGCACATCCAGGCCGCGCTGGCCCGACACCTGACCGTCCGGTCACCCACCCGTCGGGAGTGCGACCTGGTCGGGATCGACCTGCCGGAGCTGACCTCGCTGCTCGCCCGGGAGCGACCCGACGCGGTGGTGGTCGCGGCCGGTCGCATCGTCGGCTCCGGCTACGACTTCGTCCGGGCCCACGTGGCGACCACCGCGAAACTGATCGAGGCGATGGCGGTCGCCGTACCGGACGCCCGCCTCGTCCGGCTCGGCTCGGCCGCCGAGTACGGCATCGTGCCGCACGGCGTCGTCATCGGCGAGGAACTCCCGGCCGTGCCGGTGGGGGAGTACGGGCTCAGTCACCTGGCGGCGACCCGGCTGGCGGAGCTGGCCGGCGCGGCGGGCCGGGTCGACACGACGGTGCTACGGGTGTTCAACCCGGTCGGGCCGGGAATGCCGCCGGGCAATCTGCTGCGCCGGGTGGCCGCCCTGATCAGGGCGGCGGAGACCGACGGTGGGGACGTCGCGGTGGGCCTGCACGACACGTTCCGGGACTACGTCGACGTGCGGGACGTGGCGGCGGCGGTGCTGGCCGTGCTGCGCTGCGACCGGCTCACCGAGCGGGTCTTCAACGTGGGCAGCGGGCGGGCGGTGGCGACGCGGGACATCGTCCGGTCCCTGGCCGAGGTCGCCGGCTTCACCGGACGGATCCGGGACGGGGAGTTCGCCCCGGACGCCGCCCGGTCCTCGGCGGTGCCCTGGCTGTGCGCCGGCATCGAGCGGAGCCGGGAGGTGCTCGGATGGACCCCCCGGCACGAGCTCACGGAGTCGTTGACCACCCTGTGGCGAGCGTCCGACCCGCCCGCACCGCAGCCGGCCGACCCGGCGGAACCGGTACCGCCCGGTTGCGCGGCGATCAGGGTCCCGGCCGCTAGCATCCGGTAA